The Nicotiana tomentosiformis chromosome 9, ASM39032v3, whole genome shotgun sequence genome contains the following window.
cgatgtaataagctcacaactttacaaagagtcagagggtcctccctaagtactacaatgaaagaatagctgaggaaataaggaagaaggcttcaacctaagcatagtaacttgaagaagaaatggtcatgtaaaatagtctcactacaacattgtatgcactccataagaaagtggcacctaccgtggctaatgaatgggaagtgaAAAACAAATCCAAAGACAtgtgagatcatatgagttatagAGAATTCTAGTATTTgcgggcactaagataagccaattaTTAATACAGCAGGTAGTAGAATGACCAggaaaaagtaattgcttacgtttaaagaaagatgagaaggaacgaaaggaattattttatcaatgactcagagttagttacattataaacgcatttaagattttggagtattatccatgcagcatataagTTGACATTCATACAGTTGTAGAAGACTCccatataagttaaaagaaagaattgaacccgggtcatagacaaaggattgaattgttagaagagtaTATCATAGATATttcatagcgtccatgaaaggctaaagtaataactaatatactgagccacagatcggaagatagcttaagcctacataaaggctgaaagagaagaggaaactaaagagttacatcagctaagtaaatcaggagtctgctTATTGGACCTAggtaattatagaaatcatgattgaaaccattgtagaatcactcttaatatcataggtaTAAGAGAGATCGTACATcatccatattctataacggctatATGATAAagcagttagaagagtaccagcctcataggaagtcagtatgaagctttcaTCGAATTGTGTATtcaccagaggtgcaagtgttatagtagagcttcaagttgtggatgtgaattatacctatgtggaagggaggttatgaaagagatggaagatacgatgcgagattttaaggtatgtAAGGTAAAGGTAAAGGAGGTACAAGATACTCacatgcagaaggttgtgaatagtccgtacttcagatagagggctagaagcactGAGATTCATTATCAAGAAATGATAGCAGTGTCGTCAGTGACATATCTAccagcctatggtttccaggtaccgagaggtttagttaagagagtaaataagagttagatacaatgtgatatctcgcttgaggttacagaataacataaggaaatctatggtgcaagcaagttagaGGAGGTTGCGAGTAGAATAAATAGAGAggtgtaggtcacaagctaaagtatggtagagagaCAAGGTTTTAGTAAGacgggagtaaggataagaaaagtcGAGTGAGAATAGGtaagttctcgggattaagcccatcaaaacaagagagctgatggtttccgtaagttatagaaagctcagtatagcatgagtgaactcagaggagtctaagtctaggagcatttagaagagatggaatgctgccttgGTAAtaaaataagggtgtaattgtgaaagAAAGGTGGATGACATTTAGacatttgattgagtaatgatctaaaaaaaagggatttcatgaattgcatgcgattaaaatacccccataagatgagtCACAATGGTATGCTATGAAATACATTTATTGAAGttgatcaggaaaatcacttcaaatgtctCGATacgacgtgagccctagtgacaatgtattacgtaacaGGTTTCAAGTTATTATTGgtggattatagatcaacattaaggtgaatcaacaatggatggaaaaAAGTTTTGAATCTAGGAAATAGAATATAGCAATCATCGTAAGTTCGATAAAGTACCAAACCAAGAACGTCACTACACCTCGCAAAATGAGGCCTAGAGAttagctaaaagctggaggaaaaggagagaagagtcgtgTAAGCACGCGTACAAGGACATATTCgcacaggctgcatgacagaaggtagcaacatttatgagattggaagaattccgaccacaagtcatggtgtgagaaagagacctaaagaggggaatgcccttacctttggatttattcacagaacagttgccttgATGGCAAGGATAGTAAGTATTTGGGGATTATGAGCTGATAAGCGCATCagccaacattcgaggatgaatgttccaaaggggggattgatgttacaccccatgtttttgtacataAAAGTACGTTGTAAGTcgattgatgtaagctcagaaggaataaaatccctctacaaggataaggaaggtttatcgaagtcttaagtaagttaagttgAATGAGACTTGGAAAAAACAAATGAGATAATCGATACATAAAATATGGCTGCTTTCTTATCGGGATACTTGTTTGAGCTACTTGCTTACCCGTCCTACTAACTTGAGCTACTTAACACATGTCGTGGCTATTAAATGAGGGTAAGATACGTGTCTAAGTGAATAAGGGTAGCatgtgatagcatcctaggaagctcaactctattcaaggacaaggatgaagctttggaatctcaaagatggcctttaacatgatatcaagctaaagagttgcaaaacaagaccattagacttcaagtgcaaataaagaagcttttaattgtgggGGACGAGCTCAAGCCCAATggtacaagttttacaattatttggtggcccaaattgaagtccaagaggaggaataTTGGGTCCCGAACTCgcccttgaaatctagcaaaaggtcacccagaagagcccaaatgagcttaaaagaggtccaaaagggggtgtttgGAAAGGatcccaattggagtccaaacctaTGGcacaaactagtagttttaaggtccaaatctgccccaaagggatttagccgcccctacctaattttgtgacttttcttatttcttagcaaccaccctacctaattttgatgactttgttaccccttagcagccccctgcctaattttgatgacttttgttaccccttagcaacccctacctaattttaaggacttttactcctataaataaggagttcttctcattcattagacacttcattattgattaagtatatcatactttgagagttcttttgaacctttgttacttgttctttgagatttatcttccaacctttactagttcattgTTCAAGGtggtaagattacttctctattttgatatctttgattcctttgtggtattcctAGAAGGCggttaatactagttattaattgttatcttaagttactcgtaaagcggtcaagatccgaatctattgttttgatttgcttttaagtaaatgCATTTGATTtattcaataaatcaagacgttgttgctttgatcttgtcaaggctatagaacttgcattcttggaagttcttggaattttttccttgaattttcccatatcctttattttctgccctttagttctagttgttcaattccttattgttattgcttccgtattttcttttcaaattcttactctagtttgaaTTCCTGACCTAGTCATTATCAGCATGTGACACCTATTAATTAACCAagcaggtgacaagtaggtgtgtcacccaCTTGCTAAAAGGGAAGGACCAAATTAGTCCACCTAAATGGACATGTGTAGGTTAGCTAAGAGGGCCCTTTTAGGGGCTGAATCAAGTCACATATCCTCATAATATCCAAGTAGTAGAAACATAAAGATAGCCACGAAATTCTCTCCCAAATTGACCTACTCCAAACTCTCAAGAAGTTGTtgataatcttcttcttctttcaattcAAGTTAAAGGGTAATCTCCAATCTTGAAGGATCTGATGTGAAGCAAGCTAATGGCCATCAAGGGAAATATACTACCATTGTTTCATCCCTACAAGATCTGATATAGGTAAGAAAATCCTCTccttcatatatttgagtttatctAAGTTCTAGCTAGGATGTTTGGTGAAGGACTAGTGAAGTTGGGGCTGGAAATTGAGTTGAAGTTATTGTGGTGTTATGGACTATTTGGATTAGTTTCATATTATTATATGGATATCACATAAGAGTATTGTCTTGGACATGTTGTGTTTAATCTTATTGGTGCCTTAACTAAGTTGTGGGAGTAAGAATTGATgaagtaataatctgaaaattaGTTTTCAGTTGTTGTAATTTGTCGACTGTTAGGAGTTCGTTTTTATGTCGTATTGTGGCTTAAAAATCAGTATGTATAACCTGAGTATATTGTGGTTGTAATTATTGAAGTGTACTCAAGTTCTAGCTAAGTTATAGGGATGGAAAAGCGCAAAGTAGCACTTGGTTGTTGTATGAGATTCTGTAGACTGTTTTGGTGATGTATTGTGATAGATATAAGGTTGGATATTGATGTAATATATTTGTTGATATTTTGGACATGTTGGTCTTGTTTGTGGATTTGAGGAAAGTGAAAAGAATAAGGAGAGGTGTTGTCCAAAATTTTGTAGATGAGCTAGTCGCTCCTTTGTGTTGAGTTCTAGCTTCCGTAAGCTTAACAATGGTCCCTTAttgtttgttgtagattgaagtaccAAAGGGCTGAACCGACGTCGTGTGGTTAGGTTaacgacaaaggtatgttaaggctatcccttctttacttttggcatgatccatatgatacaaacgaaatgcgcaaacacacaactttcataaatggctctattcatagaagtactaggagtgcctatgttcttgattccccatgtgtcctattattatatcatatgttcacgggtcttagaaaatacgtaagttgataaagtttatctcagagatcttattgacttacttcattatgcattgcattcatttatacatgtacaaagacccatgaccagaaggcgttatatacgcatatattttatgtatatgggatatggggaaaggttacgacattatatacgcaccaccacctgatcagctggtatacattgatgatttcgcccacagaggccgggataatatgatgggatgccctcagaggcttgatgatattatgtactcatatacctatgcatggtatgacatttatatgcatatgcatgacattataaatgtttcacgattcacagagatatttatacttacatgttgagttctttacaccatgtttatttcatgccttacatactcggtactttatttgtactgacatccatttttcctggggacgttgtgtttcatgcccacaggtcccgatatATAGGTTGACAGTCcttctagtaggctatcagctcagcggaaggtgttggtgcactccacttgctccagagttgcctatttggtcagtatgatttggacatgtattgattagtatgctGGGgacctgtcccaacctttatgatgtttatgtactcttagaggcttgtatacatatttcatatatatggatacttgtatagCTTTATCAGCCTAtggtttgagtgtacaaatggtcatgtcgaccttataggcccgtatgtcacgtgtataaatttctatatcatgttgggtagtcatatgtctagtattcccttatgttttattccagttatttcatgatggcccttctggcccatttacctatgatggtgtgataagaaagatatgttacgttggtactcggttgagtaaggcaccgggtgcccgtcacggccctctgatttgggtcatgacagcagcaatccgcccggtctctgatgttcgtactttacctgctgacaaatTAAACAtcaagctacaaaccccactatatcattcttcattcttctccaccaatagtgttatctcatgtcctgatacatctttgtggcacccggatgaatggaataccgcgaactgtgggcttcttcaagaatcaattcatgcagcccatctacatttggcacataAATCCGACCCTTCATTCTCAACACCCTATCATCTataatagtaacatctttggtaTCGCCAtactgaactgtgtccttcaggacaagcaaatagtgatcatcatactggcactctctaatgcggtcatataaggaagatcgagaaaccacacaagctagaacttgactaggctctgaaacatctaatctcatgaactagTTAGCCAAGGCCTAAAtatcaactgcaagaggcctctcactaataggaataaatgcaaggctacccatactcaccgcctttctactcaaggcatcggccaccacattagccttccctggatgatacagaataataatatcatagtcctttagcagctccaaccatctccgctacctcaaatttagatccttctatttgaataagtgttgaagactctgatgatctgtaaatgcctcacaagacacaccatagatataatgccaccaaatcttcaatgcatgaatgatggatGCCAATTCTAAATCGTGAgcagggtagttcttttcatgtggcttcaactggcatgaagcataagcaataactctaccctcctacattaaaacacacccaataccgatcccaGATCCATCGCAATACACTTTATAAGAGCCTATatctgaaggcaaaactagaactggagctgtggtcaaggaaatcttgagcttctgaaagctctcctcagactcatccgaccacctgaatggagcacccttctgggtcaatttggccaagggtgattcaatagatgagaagccctccacaaagaggcgataataactggccaagctaAGAAacctctgaatctcagtagctaaagATGGTCTGGCCAACTCTGagccacctctatcttcttcagataaTTCCCTCAccggacactatgtgtcccaagaatgccaccgaactaagccagaactcacacttagagaatttggcataaagtttctcctcactcagcctctgtaatataatactcaagtgttgtgcacattcctcctggctacgtgagtacaccaggatatcatcaataaatactacaagAAATAAATCAAGATACGGTTGAAATACAccattcatcaagtgcataaatgttgttggggcattggtcaacccaaaagacatcacgagaaattcatagtgacaaTAACGGGTCctaaatgtcgtctttagaatatccgaatcccgaatcttcaactgatgatacccaaacctcaaatcaatcttagagaacaccctcgctccctgaagctggtcaaataaattgtCAATACATGGAAaaaggtacttgttcttgattataactttgttcaactacctttAGTCGATACACATACGCAtggtaccatctttctttttcacaaatagaacaggtgcaccccaaggtgacacactacgcctaataaaccccttatcaagaagttcctaaagtttctctttcaattctttcaatttagctggtgccatacgatacgaaggaatagaaatgggctgagtgtccggcaccaagtcaataccgaaatcaatattcCTGCCGGGTGGCGTACCCGGTAGGTCTAcaagaaatacatccgaaaagtctcgcattATCGGTATAGAATCAATAGTAGTagtgtctgcatcaacatctctcacaaaggacaaatatgacaaacaccccttttccaaccatccgttgggccttcaagtaagaaattaccctgctgggaacataatctagagaacctctccactcgaccttCAGCAATCACGGTATCGCCAACGTCATGGTTTTTCCGtgatagtccagaatagcatgacatggagacaaccaatccttacccaagattacatcaaaattaaccatactgagtaataaaagatcaactctagtctccaatcccccaaacgttaccacacatgaccgatacacacgattcACAAAAATAGTATCGCCAATCTGCGCAGAtatatgaacagatgaaactaaggactcatggggcatatccaaataacgagcaaattATGATGATACaaatgaatatgtggaaccagggtcaaaaaatataaaagcttccctgtggcatactgagacaatacctgtgattactgcatctgaagcaacggtATCTGGCCTAGCAgtaatagcatagaatcgggcctgaccgccacctgatcggcctccccctcttgggcgacctctagctgcttgTGCCCCACCCCGTGCTAGCTGGGCGGGTAGTAAATTAACCGGTGCGGCAGCCACAACCTGACTCCTCTATTGAGTTCTACCTCCCGAAAGGCGGGGACAATTTCTCTTCATGTGACccaagtctccacactcaaaacaactcttcTCGAATAATGGCGGAAAGTACTGAggtggacctcgagaaccagaataactatcagaagaacctggtacagatgcaccctgaactgatggtgcacgagatgaactttgagctggaagtgcactaagTGAAGACTGACTCGATCGAGCATTATATGAACCAAggctagctgatgcgccacgACGAGCTGGACGAGACATATGAGTGGGCCTATAAGGTCGACCCCTGCTGTGATAGGActgtcccccagaaggaacaccactggaattacccggaccacgagacatcttggcctccctctcctcacgctcctgagtaCGGACCATTTTTAGTCGTCGAGcactgtcaaccacctcgtcgaatttTACACTTGCTATATTTCCTACAGTCATAACAAAATGTAACTGATGGTttaggccattaatgaaccttctaatcttctccctctcagtgggaactgcatgacgagccaattccAAAAACTGCATCACATACTGAGTCACGGATAGGTCCTCCTAATATaaatgctcgaactgcctgcacaGTTCTTCTCTGcaggtctgtggcacaaacttctctaggaataatatggagaactcatgccattaAAGTGGTGCTACACCAACTGGTGtactcctctcataagtctcccaccatctgaaagcTGCTCCAGTCAGCTGCaaaatagtaaatgagaccccactagacTCCAAAATACCTGTTGTACAAAGAATCCGTTGgcatctgtccaagaaatcctgagcatcctctgactcagttccACTTAAAGTTGGAGGATAGAGTCTctcaaatctctctagtctcttctactccacgtcattcataataggacccacctaggcatgagcagctacaaccgactggactggtagtgcccccggtatctggagtccctgctctggagtacgggcaatcgGGGTATGAATACCTCCctcagcctgagaagtggttggtgctGCCTGAGCCGAAATCATCTGAGCAAAGCCAGTGCAAATAGTCAAGATCTAggctaaagcctcctgaaggcctggaatcacaataggcatagctggtgcccgagttggtcccgccggctcaactatatctggaacatactcctgagctagagcaactggtggttctacaggtgctgctccaattgctgtacgagctacaccttgaCCTTTACCATagccccgacctctcgtggccctaactggtggcactggtggctgatcgTCTGAtatggtagtacgtgtcctcaccatctatgagagaaaagaatagcagaaatttagttttcggaatcaacaaatgtgcacgacagaatacaagaaagtgtaattttcctaagggttcgacagcctctcgaaaataagtacagacgtctctgtaccgatccgcaagactctactaaacctgcttatgactcgtgagacatatgtaacctaggttctgataccaacttgtcacgacccaaaatcacacttgtcgtgatggcgcctatattAATACTAGGCAAGaagacaacctcaataaaccacaaatttCATTAAGTTCGAAAACCTATTATTTAgatttaatagaaaatcccacaaatactgatacaaatacacacccaaaactcggtgtcactaagtacatgagcatctaaataataacatAGTCTGAATGATAAAAACATagtctaaaaatatagaacagtacaaataactgaaagggaAGAGACTCAAGGTCTGCGGaggccaaacagctaccttgatagtctcgaATAGATAAAACTCTGAAATCTAGTAGTCgtcgtatccggaagtacctggatctgcacacgaagtgcagagtgtagtatgagtacaaccaaccccatgtactcaaacGCTCCGAAACttgtcaaacaacgtgcaaatcaatcaaaatatactccaatgcttacaatttaacaatttataactgctcccaactccgctcgaaaagtcaataaaatcaaccctcgggcccacatgcccagattctaaaaaatttcgaagataaacattacccataacattacgaactcaaatatataatttattcctaattccatgttcaatttcgtggtaaaaatccaaaaataccaatttctaggttttctcttaaaatcccatAATTACTACaa
Protein-coding sequences here:
- the LOC138898922 gene encoding uncharacterized protein — translated: MQFLELARHAVPTEREKIRRFINGLNHQLHFVMTVGNIASVKFDEVVDSARRLKMVRTQEREEREAKMSRGPGNSSGVPSGGQSYHSRGRPYRPTHMSRPARRGASASLGSYNARSSQSSLSALPAQSSSRAPSVQGASVPGSSDSYSGSRGPPQYFPPLFEKSCFECGDLGHMKRNCPRLSGGRTQ